A window from Pokkaliibacter sp. MBI-7 encodes these proteins:
- a CDS encoding dihydroorotase → MNILITGGRVIDPANHVNEVMDVYVQDGRIASLGAAIPGFVAELTLDASGKVVSPGFIDLCATMREPGYTHKGTLRSETHAAAAGGITTLCCPPTSNPVNDSAAVTKLISDKARQAGFTRVLPIGALTKGLEGEQLANMQGLSESGCIAVSNGRNAIRNSLTLMRCLEYAATFDLLVIFQSQDPDLSAAGVMHDGANAVRFGLPGIPETAETIAVARDLLLVEQTGVRAHFGQLSTARAAQLIMDARAKGLRVTADVAVHHLLYTDAKLNGFNSLYHVNPPLRSAIDRAGLREALLGGTLSAICSDHQPHDEAAKRAPFGATEPGISGLETLLSQALLLVEQDVLTLDQLIEKLSLGPARVLGLDSGQLGLGSVADICVFDPEAEWILTEEAMRSSGKNSPLLGLPLKGRVCYTLVDGELVYQAS, encoded by the coding sequence ATGAATATACTGATCACTGGCGGCCGCGTTATCGATCCGGCCAACCATGTCAACGAAGTGATGGACGTTTACGTGCAGGATGGCCGCATTGCCAGCCTTGGCGCTGCCATTCCCGGCTTCGTCGCCGAGCTGACACTGGATGCCAGCGGCAAAGTCGTCAGCCCGGGCTTTATCGATCTCTGCGCCACCATGCGCGAGCCAGGCTACACCCACAAAGGTACCCTGCGCAGCGAAACCCACGCGGCAGCAGCGGGCGGCATCACCACCCTGTGCTGCCCGCCTACCAGTAACCCGGTCAATGATTCAGCAGCCGTGACCAAGCTGATCAGTGACAAGGCCCGTCAGGCCGGATTCACCCGAGTATTACCCATCGGTGCTCTGACCAAGGGACTGGAAGGGGAACAGCTGGCCAACATGCAGGGGCTGTCGGAAAGCGGCTGCATCGCCGTCTCCAATGGCCGCAATGCCATCCGTAACAGCCTGACCCTGATGCGCTGCCTGGAATACGCAGCGACGTTTGATCTGCTGGTGATTTTCCAGTCGCAGGATCCTGATCTGTCTGCTGCCGGAGTGATGCATGATGGCGCCAACGCCGTCCGCTTCGGCCTGCCCGGTATCCCTGAAACCGCCGAGACCATCGCCGTCGCCCGTGATCTGCTGCTGGTGGAGCAAACCGGCGTACGTGCCCACTTCGGCCAGCTATCCACGGCCCGTGCGGCACAGCTGATCATGGATGCGCGCGCCAAGGGCCTGCGTGTCACTGCCGATGTGGCCGTGCATCACCTGCTGTATACCGATGCCAAACTCAACGGTTTCAACAGCCTCTACCACGTCAACCCACCGCTGCGCTCGGCCATTGATCGTGCCGGTCTGCGTGAGGCGCTGCTGGGCGGCACTCTGAGTGCAATCTGCTCGGATCATCAGCCCCATGATGAAGCGGCCAAGCGCGCCCCCTTTGGCGCAACCGAACCCGGCATCAGCGGTCTGGAAACCCTGCTGTCTCAGGCGCTGTTGCTGGTCGAACAGGATGTGCTGACGCTGGATCAACTGATCGAGAAACTGTCGCTGGGCCCGGCACGGGTACTGGGTCTGGACAGTGGTCAGCTGGGGCTGGGCAGCGTGGCTGATATCTGCGTGTTTGATCCTGAGGCTGAATGGATACTGACCGAAGAAGCCATGCGCTCCAGCGGCAAGAACTCCCCCCTGCTGGGCCTGCCCCTGAAAGGTCGGGTGTGCTACACCCTGGTGGACGGCGAGCTGGTCTATCAGGCCAGCTAA
- a CDS encoding aspartate carbamoyltransferase catalytic subunit, with translation MSHLTAMSHAAPHQLQLNEQGQLRHFLTTEGLSRELLTDILDTAESFIDSNGRSVKKVPLMRGLTVVNLFFENSTRTRSTFELAAQKLSADILNLNISTSATAKGETLQDTLWNIRAMGADMFVVRHADSGAAHFIAENVTPDVAIINAGDGRHAHPTQAMLDMLTIRRCKGEFGKLKVAIVGDILHSRVARSEIHALNTLGAEEVRLIGPKTLVPDTLQALGANIYRDMKQGLKDVDVIVALRLQKERMNTALLPSESEFFRLYGLNEEKLAYAKPDAIVMHPGPINRGVEIESSVADGEQSRILTQVSNGIAVRMAVMSMAITGQLQQQQDLAKQQGAEG, from the coding sequence ATGAGCCACCTTACAGCCATGAGTCACGCAGCGCCGCACCAACTGCAACTCAACGAGCAGGGCCAGCTCCGCCATTTCCTGACCACGGAAGGTCTCAGCCGCGAGCTGCTGACCGACATTCTCGACACCGCCGAGTCGTTCATCGACAGCAACGGCCGCTCGGTCAAGAAAGTGCCGCTGATGCGCGGCCTGACCGTGGTCAATCTGTTCTTCGAGAACTCCACCCGTACCCGCAGCACCTTTGAACTGGCCGCACAGAAACTGTCGGCAGACATTCTCAACCTCAATATCAGCACCTCAGCCACTGCCAAGGGCGAAACCCTGCAGGATACCCTGTGGAACATTCGCGCCATGGGCGCCGACATGTTTGTGGTACGCCATGCCGACAGCGGTGCTGCGCACTTTATCGCCGAGAATGTCACCCCCGACGTGGCCATTATCAACGCCGGTGACGGACGCCATGCCCACCCCACACAGGCCATGCTCGACATGCTCACCATTCGCCGCTGCAAGGGCGAATTCGGCAAGCTCAAGGTGGCCATCGTCGGCGATATCCTGCACTCGCGGGTTGCCCGTTCGGAAATCCACGCGCTCAACACCCTCGGTGCCGAAGAAGTACGGCTGATCGGGCCGAAGACGCTGGTGCCCGATACCCTGCAGGCGCTGGGTGCCAATATCTACCGGGATATGAAACAGGGCCTGAAAGACGTCGATGTCATCGTGGCCCTGCGTCTGCAGAAAGAGCGCATGAACACTGCACTGCTGCCGTCCGAGTCGGAGTTTTTCCGCCTCTATGGCCTCAACGAAGAAAAACTGGCCTACGCCAAACCCGATGCCATCGTCATGCACCCCGGCCCCATCAACCGCGGAGTGGAAATCGAGTCATCGGTGGCGGATGGCGAACAGTCCCGCATTCTCACCCAGGTCAGCAACGGCATTGCCGTGCGCATGGCAGTGATGTCCATGGCCATCACTGGTCAGCTGCAACAGCAGCAGGATCTGGCCAAACAACAGGGTGCAGAGGGCTAA